Within Mustela nigripes isolate SB6536 chromosome 3, MUSNIG.SB6536, whole genome shotgun sequence, the genomic segment CTGTGTTTCATATAAAAACCACAAAACAGGAAACCACAGAAGAGACGGTGTTCGTGGCTACCTCGGAAATCGATCATTGGACACGTCTCCTTGCACATGCTGTACTTCGTAAACGGTACTTCCGCCTTCTTATATTAATTTCTTCAGAAATTCATTTTGCGATAAATTCCCTAAATAAGAGCTTCTCTCCAGCTGATGTTTACCACTCCAGGCTGCATGAAGCGCTGGCATTTTGCTTCAAGACAGGAGGTGACAGGAATAAACACAGCGCCCGCTACATTTCCTGCAGATCAGAGATGGCAATGTTGTGAGCATTGTCGTGGGTAGCGTGGGTGACACCGAATTGCACGGAAGCGCCCACACCAAGCGCAGCCCTTCAGAAGGCGCAGCAGACACCATTTTGTCTCGTTCCAACGCCGTTCACAATCTTGTTTTTCAGTTGAAGCTTTCagatgtaggtttttttttttttaatctaaacctgatataatatatgaatttttaggAGGGCAATTTGGCTTCTAGACAGTGGGAGTGGGAATAGGAAGGTACAAGAATTGGGGTCACAGCTTGTAAATACATCTGAATTATCTGAAGGAACACTGATAATCACTAATTAAAGCCAGCATGAGAAGTAAACATCCATTCTTAGATTACCTCATAGGGGAGACCTATGTTTGCCTGGGGGCTGGGtgatgggggtgggagaggggtagGAGAGGAGTAGATGAACGTGCTCCCTGTCTTTCTGTGGAGTCACATGAGAAACCAGTGCGGACTGCGGTGTAGGAAGCCGTGCCCCGTGAGTGGACCTACAGGGACTGTGGCCCAGCTGTGACAGCAGCACCGTGGCTCTATATCAAAGAGACTACAGGTGATGTGGCTTCGTGTGCTTTgtctgggggtggtgggaggttgttgttgttttattgttttgttgggAAGCCAAAGCATACGTATGGTTTACATACATGCCAGAGCATTTATGTAAGTCAAAGTTGGCTTTCAACGTTGTAACTTGACATTTTCCCAAATTTAGGTCACCCCTTAAGCCATTTGGGGGTGTATCTTTTAGGattcccccaaccccagcagtGCATTCTTTTTTACAGCCTGAGTACTACCCATCTCCGtttacccttttaaagtgtacaatttagtggcaTTTACTACATTCACGATGTTGTACAATGATCATCGCAATCTAGTCCAagaaaattttcatcattctattgttttttttcattttcatcttgaactttttggttttgctttgctttgttttcaaatttttacttaaattctattaAGATGTAgcataatattggtttcaggagtagaaattagtgactcatcacttacatataactcCCACCACAACAAgcacccccatcccctgcccaacATTCTTGTCACTCTAAAAGGAAAGCCCCTACTCATGAAATAGTCACTGTGCATTATCCCCTCCCCTGGCCTCTGACAACCAGTGATCTGCTTTCTAtgtctatggatttacctatttgGGGTATTTCATACAGATGGAGCCATGCAGTATGTGTCCTTTTGtacctgacttctttcacttataaCTCTTTCCGGGATCACCCATGTTGTAACTGTATCTATTCTGAAGCAACAGGAAGCCATATGGAACCTAGTCTGCTGAATAAGGtagatatatattatttgaaaaatgtttaagtgAGTATAAAGTAATGATACTAATTTTCTTATGTGTCTCGTGTTTTGTATTTATGTCTTTGACTATATAAGTTCTATCTACACTAAAAAAATGCACACAACTAAATAAACATGACAATACATTATTACCTATACTCAGAGTATAAGTTTTGCTTGGTTATTGTCCAGTAGACTTTTACAAGGTTCTCTTTGCAGGAGGCAGGGGTTGGCTAAAGGATGTTACCCTGAAGATGTTGTGCTGGAATTATGACATCTCCTAACGAATAATGTGAGGTATCCATAAATCAGATCTCAGAGGCAAAGCACCCAGGCTTTTTTAGTCTCTCTTTGTAACATCTGTCCTGTTTAATTGTTCCCTTTTCTAGTTCTCCTACAAAGGTTAAGTACCtagttaatgaaaaaaatttactctaaaatatatatgaccTAATAAACTTAGAAACTAATGGAAACATACTTGcttaattctataattttttttatcctgttCAGTTAGccacatatagtacatcattagtttttgatgtagtgttcaacgattcatgaGTTGCGTagaacaccccgtgctcatcacaactcgtgccctccttaatgcccctcACGTGGCTGCCCCATcctccccagggcccctcccctctgcagtcttccatttgtttcccagagtccgtagtctctcatggcttgtccttctctgatttccctcccttcGGTTTTCTCTCCCTGTCCGTGGGCCTCTGTGCTATTCTATatgttccacataggagtgaaaccatatcattgtctttctctgtgtgacgTATCTCACTCGGCATCATCCCCTccggttccatccatgttgacgcAGAGGGTGGGTGTTCGTCCTTTCTGACAGCTGTGTAGTAGTCCACTGTAGGtgtgttcaacaaatggtgctgggaaaatgggatagctacatacaaaagaatgaaactggaccattctcttacaccatacacaaagataaacttaattctataaaattaattgccttttgtgtctgattttctctccatctaagaaggagagaaaaatattaagagcaGATCTTTCCTAGTGTCCTTAAATCATACCACGTGGACCAGTGTGGTCCTCAAGCTTCCGCGTGTCTAAGAATCACTGGGACATTCATAAATATAGATtcctaggacccagagattctgattcaatcTGGTCGAGAAtcagaaatctacatttttaaaaatatttattcatttatttatttgagagaccatgtgcacaggcagggggaggggcaaagggagagggagaatctcaaccagacttcctgcagagcacaGACCCCATGGCAgtgctggatctcaggaccctgagatcatgatctgagttgaaaccaagtGTCGgtcactcaaccgactgagccacccaggcaccccagaaatcgATACTTGTGATAACTATCCTAAGTTGGTCGTTCTGGAACTTTAGTGTGCCTCAGAATTGCCCTGAGGGCTTGTTAAACCACAGATTTCTGGACCCCATTCCCAGAGGTTTTGATTTAGTAGGCCTGGAGTGATGCTAAGAATTTACCTAACAAGACCCCAGGTGGTGCTGGTGCGTCAGGTTGGGGACCATATTTTGTGAACTATTgtctttgatgtttttaaaataactgagcCTTGGCATACCTGGAGACATTCCGGTAAACTAATCACAAGTCTGTAAATCAGGCTAAGCTGTGTGGCAGCCTGTGATAATATAACATCACTTTCACAATGATGGAATAAAATAAAGCTCTGTCCCTAGCTGGGAAGCATCAATACATTCCACAAACAATTTTAATAGGGtactattttaatataaaaaatcagTTAAGGACCAAAAACAATACATGCaaaacaatgttttcttttgatgttccaGGTATgcatacagaaattttaaaactattgttgtagatttcatttaaaataatacattaaggagggcatgtgttgtgatgagcactgggttgcatgtaactaatgaatcattgcacactacgtcaaaaactaatgatgtcctgctatatgttggctaactgaacataataataaaacttggaaaattaaaaatttaaaaagaaactagaattTTCTAAAAgtgtaaaaagataaaataaaataaaataaaacatcgaAAAAACATCTGAAGCTCTAAAAAAGTCACTGTTTAATGGCTTGGTTTTCAGTTAGAAAACTGATTCAGGAGTACAGCCTACTGGATGTTTCTgatattgcaaaagaaaaaatgtcatgaAAGTTTTAGCactaaatatctttcttttattgcATTAGTTTCTTTCTATGTTTCTTTATAAGCACAGTAGAATGGAAATCTCACGAACCTTGGAGGGTTCAACATCTTCCTTTGTTTTGTGAGCTTCTTTGCTGTGTTATGttaccttgaacaagttactcaAGCTTTAGGTTCCCACTCTGTATAACAGGGTATCGTAATAACTACCACCCGGCAGCACAGTTGTGAAAATCAGTGgaacaaaacatttaaattccCAGTACAATGCTGGACTTGTTTTGGAACGTATGGTGTTTATACAGATCCCTGTATACACGTGCACACGTCTGTCACCAAACaggaaagcttttttaaaaaatcactttctgatttttctatgtAAGTTCCCCAAACTTAATTCTGCTTCAAAGCAACATTTACCAGAACATGTGGGGACTCCACGTTAGTATTCCTCTGCATTTTGACTTCTGATAGTTCTATGCATTAATGAATTAGGGAAGACTAGGCCTTGGTAAAGTCACACTATTTTTACTGCTATTAAAACTTAACAATGAAGTGAAGCATTCCAGATAAGTAATTTCCTGTACATAAGTTACTTAAGTAGAATCCATACTCAGTGCCTTCAGTCAATTAATTCTTTGATGTTTTCCCTAGGGGAGGACATTCGTAAGCTGGTCTTCACCGAAGATAAGCAGTAAGAAATGACATCCCATTGATGTCCAGGACCAAACTGTGATGTCTCCCGACCCTAGTTGTGCTTAGGAACTCATCACATTTTGAGGTCCCCACACATCCCTTCTGATTCAGAGTGTCCTTGGTGATCTCATGTGTGCTTGGGAACTGGCCCATGTATATTTTCTGCTGTAGCCTCCTGGTTAAGAAACCTGGAGATACGGTTCTGTGACCTACAGTAGGGCTCcagaatgtttattaaaataagtgaattcagGAGATCCTGATGAAAGGTGTCCCAGGGTTATATAATATAGGAAAAAACCCTACACTGGGAGTGTGTAGGAACCAGCAGGAGTTGGTTTTCTGCTCCTGCTTGCTGTAATTACTGGAACAGAATCAAGCAGGGCTTCTACATTCAGTAAGGACTCTCATTAGCCAGGTAGACTGTCAGTTATGATTACCGGGGGCACTCTGGTTCAAGTCAAGTGTCCTTTGGATTCTAGTGTTGCAAACTACTATGATTTATGAAGCCCTTGTTGCAGAAAGAGATAATTATTGCAGGTGATACTATTCCTGCCTCCTTACCCACTGCCCCATTATTAGAGTCAGACTGTTCAAGCTAGCTCAGAGTCCAGCACAGAGTATGGCTCAAAGAAGGCATTCAGTAAACAAGTGTTGAATGAATCCTTGTGGAGCTACAGCACCAGCTACATCAAAGATTGAGGTTTATTTGGAAGATATATTTACTTGGCTCGGTATTCATGATCAAGCAGTCTTTCCAAAGTTTGAGTGCCTATCCAATGCAGCTCTACTCCAGATAACTCAGGGATTTGGGGAAGTTTGAGTCCTGGTATGCCCAGAAAAGACTAGCTACGTAAGATAGCTCTTGCACCCCAACAGTCACTTACGGCAGCTTATCAAAAATCACATTCCTTcaacattcttaaaataaagttaGACTAGGGCTTATATGAAGTTCACATGAAGACGAAATTATTTGGGACTCAATGTTTTGAATAATTACATTGAGATTAGACAGGTTCTATTATTAAAGGTCAAGTAAGtaggatttctttttatcttgggTAATACTTGTTAATATTCTTAAAGTAATGTGGATTTAATTACACAGGTCACATGAGAGTTCCCTCTTGCTTCTACTCAGTAAATATGGAttccttcacattttaaaaaaatttattttatttttttggtgttccaagattcattgtttatgcaccacacccagtgctccatgcaatacatgccctccttaatacccaccaccaggctcacccaaccccccaccattctcccctccaaaaccctccgtttgttcctcagagtccacagtctctcatgattccttCTCTTTTGATGACTCTGTAAAACCTGTAACTGGTAGATGACAGTGCCTTGTCTACCAAGGTCACAATAATATAGaattattaacttattttcttcCCCAAGTCAGGAATCTCTGACAAGGATATCACTAAGATAAACCCTAAATTGGGCTCTCCAAGAAACtatatggaaaaatgaaaaatgaacaaaaaaatagcttgatgaaaaaaaaatggcttaaatCTGTTGAAAAAAAGGGTTTAATAAATTATCAGCATATCCTCCTATTTACTATGAATTTAAACCGTATGCATTCATGACTGCTTTAAATAGATCATTGTTCaagaaaaaacaattacaaaGATATTACTTATAGAAGGTTTGTTTCTAATAGAAAATACGCAGATTCAGGCAACCATGGAAATAGAAACTCCTTTCTTTCAAGTCTAGCATGAGAATTGGGTATTATGTTATTCTAGGTTCTTCCTATGCCATCTAGTGGGAGAGTCAAATGGTTTTGTCTGAATTTTGGGTAGattatttatcatcatttttttcaacttttaatttgCAGCAAATCAACCACATTACACCGAGTAAATGATGCGTGTCAAATTATGGGTTGAAAATGAAACTAAAGCAGACAAAGCAGAGAGTAAGCCCTGCCTTATGTTACAAATAACTTTACGATAGAATATGCTCCCGTTTCCAGCTCATATCCCTAGTGACCCCTATGAGAGATTCTGTGGTTAGAATATGAGCCATTACTGCTGTTGGCAAATCATTATCTTATGGTATGATGATACATTCTAATTTATTCAGCCAAGAATATCCTCAGGACACAATTCCTAGTTGTAAATAGAATACAATGCCTTcacctgctgtttcctgtcttacttCTCTTCAGCACCCCCTTCTCTGCATGATGAAATCTTACCCAGCCGTCAAGATTGCTCTGGTATCGTGTCCTCCGCCAAATTTGCCTTTTGTCCCAGGCTACACAGTCTTCCCAGATGAAGCAGACGTAAACATGCAGAGGGGCCTGTGGGACTAAGCGCCCCTCCGATTGCATCTAGAGCACTTTGTTCTTATACATGTGTTACCACATTAActggtattattattttctcaaatagaGCTCCTTGAGGCCAAGagctatttctttttcatctttgactTAAAAagccatgaatgaatgaaagtaagTACAGAGTCATCACTACGGCTCACTTCTCTCACTCAGTTGGTTGCAGAAGCCACACGTACTGAATTCCCACCTACGGGACTGAAAACAGACGGGGAGCCATGGAGTGTGTGTGAAGGCTCGGTGGGGAGCAGGAACCCAGGAATCAGCAGGAACGGCTCTCGGGGGGTATGTGATGACCTCCCCCCTCTGCGCCTTCTCCTTTCACGATCAGTCCCCTTCTTTCCTAAGACGGAAGGTCTCACAGGTGGGGACTTGGCTTAATTCCACTGAGGCAGGCTTATGGATGGCAGTGAGAGTCACAGGGATCTCAAGTGCTAATAGTGGCAGTTTGGCTGAAAGAGAAGGAATAAACTACAGTACTGACTCGAGACCGTCATGTATCTGCACAAAGACTCTCTCTCGAGTTCAGATCCAGCTACCGACACTTCCTAGGGGTTCTCTTTTACTCGCCCCAGATAGGCTCCTCCTGTGACCAATTTGTAAGGAAATGACCACCTCTCTTGAGAGCCAAGGGGACAGTCATCATTAGCCTACAGAGCACCTTCCTATCCAACCCCTCCAGCACTTACAGAGCCCTTCCCTGGAGACACCGTGACTCTGAGTGGACCCACGTTCAGAGaacacagagaggaaaggaagcaataAACATAATCTCCAAGAACTATATAGTTATAAAGTGTGTTGTAACCATACTCCAAATCTAGATCAGTCCAGAGCTACAGAAACTTGTGACTAACATCATCACCTTTACTTCCCAATTGCAGGTACAAAATATACAATCCTTCTCCACCCATCCTCCAACTTGGTAAGAATGAGTAAAGCAATTTAAACCCATGTGAGGTTAAAATGGCCATTTTTCTTGTTGATGAGTTTCCTTTTATCAGATGTTTTGGCTGACAGAGGGTAAgccaagtttgttttttgttttttttttataaaaatatatttttatccccaggggtacaggtctgtgaatcgccaggtttacacacttcatagcactcaccaaagcacataccctccccaatgtccataaccccacccccttctcccaacccccctccccccagcaatcctcagtttgtttcgtgagattaagagtcacttatggtttgtctccctcccaatcccatctttttcatttattcttctcctacccacctaaccccccatgttgcatcaccgcttcctcgtatcagggagatcaaatgatagttgtctttctccacttgacttattttggtaagcataataccctctagttccaaccacgtcatcacaaatggcaagatttcatttcttttgatggctgcatagtattccattgtgtatatataccacatcttctttatccattcatctgctgatggacagctaggttctttccatagtttaagccaaggttttttttttttttttttttctgatcattaATGCTAACTGGAAGGATGGCAATTAAGGGAGGATTTTGAGAGTTCTGGTCTCCAGCTCAGAAACCGCATCACTGTTTTTGCAGTGAGTTCAAGACAAACATCTTGCACTacttggtttctctctcctgtCACACCCAACATCCAGAACATTCACACATCTTGTGAgtttcataaaaaaaatttttccaagtATATCTAATACGTTCACTTCATACCATTCCAGTGCACCAACCAAATACAAGCCACCATCAGTCCATTAGAACAACCACACTGCCACTATTAGCACTCTTGCTGCCACTCCCTACCACCTCCCAGACTACTGTCCACACAGTAGCCCACATGGTCTCAGCAAAGGGTAAGTCATGTGACTTGTATCATTTAAGGTAACTGTCACTACTACAATAAAGAAACCCTCATATTTGTGTAATGTGGACTTCTCACTTGCCTCATAGTCCCATTTAGGGGATCCTTTGTCAGGGCTAGGCTAGCGCAGGGCAAAACCTAGTTATTGTCAACACATGAAATTAACATCCATCAAACTGATagacatggaaagaaaaagtgaggCAGACACATCTGTTCTTCTGATATGTTTGCTCATAAATCGCTCCTGCTCACATTCCAATGGCAAGAATTCATCCATGGCTTCTCTGGATGCAAGGCAACCCTGGCTGGGCAGCTGCTCCCCTAAAACAACTCCAGTGCTCTACAACTCTGATGCGGGCAGCTGCCATCTGTTAAAATATAAGGAAGAGTTTATTCATCTGATTACAACTGTCCTAGTGCTTCCTGTCTAACTATACCCAGAGCTTCCAGACCCTCATGATCTGACCCCTTCTACCTCTGTGGTCTCATTGTGCTCTGGCTCCCAAGGCTTTTATTCTGATCCTTACTTATTGCCAACCCTGCATTTGCTGTTCTCTTTATCTAAAAGATTCTTTCATTAAATCTTCAAGTAACTgattcattttcatcatttacAGATAGGTGGTAGGAACCAGGCATTTGCACTTTAAAGGGCACCCTAGGAGACTCTGATGTGGATGGTCGCTGGCCCAAATTCTGAGAAACACCTGGACAGTGGTTGACAATATAAACTCTAAGAACAGAGATACTTTGTTTATACACTAGTGTATGAAGTCTCTAACCAAGTCTTACACTAAGTCTCTAACTCTGGGCCATTTACTTGGGTTGAATAGCTTAGAGTCCGGCACATAGTAAGTGGCACAAAGGAGTGGTGATAGGTGCATTGGTGCAttgtgcagttttttaaaaaatagggataGAATTAGACAAAAGGAGATTTGAGCAAGTGAATGTTAAATAAGGAAGTGATGGGACTTCGGGAAAACAGTTCGAATGTGCGTTGTGGGATTGTGGAAGGACGCTACGGAATCTTAAGGATAGGAGTGCTGTCTCATGAGTGGTTTGAGATGCCCGTGTCTAAGGTCACTCTGAGCGGTGGTTAGGAAGGTTAGATCTGGAGGGGAGAACCCGACCAAGAGACCAAGTTTTGAATAAATTCTTGCAGTTGGAAGGCGAGCAGGAATGATTTATGTGTCTCTCCTGGGCAAAAGTATCAGAGGAACCGATGTGTCTgcctcacttttcctttccatttctatcaGCTGGAGGTTAACTTCCTGTATTAAAGATAACTATTCTTCTGGATAAAAGAAGACCCTATTGTATGAACTGAACAGAGAAATGgatcagagggaggagaaaactgaaagaaacagcaaaaaggGCTGGTAACATGAAAACCGGGGAGAACGGATGGAAGAGACACACGTGTGATCTCAGTGTGGGCAGAGCCTAATCTCACAGGAGGGCGGTGATTTCTAGCCTAGATTATTCCCGGGAGAAAAAAGGCTGAGGAacttcaatagatgcagaaagtgGTACCACACGATCCTCAGAGCAAATGACCCCCTAGAAGCCGGAGTCCCGTGGCCAAGCTTCTGAAGCGATGCTAGTCACAACAAAGGGAAAACGGCGCATTGATGAGGCATCGAGTCAGAAACTGCAATGATCACGTCGGAAACCGTCTTCGGACTTTTCCACGAAGTCTCGATATTCCAGCGGACAGGAGGCTTCTAGGGGTGAGTggggtgcagggggcaggggcacgACGTGCGTTCGAGAGAGTCAAGGCCCGGGACGTAGTTCAGAGGTGGGACGTCGTGTATGAAGTGTGTGTGCAAGGAACTGGGAAGGGGATGGAACAGCGGGAAAGGCTAAACTCTGGTGCCCCGGGCCCTGTGCCGGTAGACGGGGCCGTTCTCGCTCACAGACACAGGCCGCACCGGTGCTCCTCTCTCCCGCCAAACCTCCCGCCGCTGCCCTGCGCAACCCCCCTGACTGTCCGCCCCGAGGCCCTTCCCAGGCCCACGTGAGACACCGACCTCCGACCTGGGGGGAGCGTAATGAAGATTCCACGTGGGCAGGCGGGGCCCAGGATGTGCGAGGGCTAGAGCTTGTACTAGTCGGTTCATCCTTCCtcagaaaaggaagataaaatacgAAAGCCAATGCTCGGTCTccacaatgaacatttattacaGATGCGAGGAGGATTCACGACGAATTACCCTGGAGCTTCGGAAGGCCGGTCTGTCTCGGGACACTCGCCTAGGAACGTGCTGGAAACGCGCCCACAGAAGAGCAGTCGGACGCCCTCCGCGCCGCGACCCCGCGGCGACCCCGGGGCGACCCCGCGGCGATCCCGGGGCGACCCCGCGGCGACCCCGGGGCGACCCCGCGGCGACCCCGCGGCCCCGGCGCGCACACAGGCCAGCGGGCAGGGCCCGAGGCTGAAGCTTCATTGTCTTCGGAGCGAAACCGCCTTTCCGTGCAGAAGTGTCTCCTCGCTTCCAGGTCAGGAAACTCGG encodes:
- the LOC132012805 gene encoding nascent polypeptide-associated complex subunit alpha, muscle-specific form-like, with the translated sequence MLGLHNEHLLQMRGGFTTNYPGASEGRSVSGHSPRNVLETRPQKSSRTPSAPRPRGDPGATPRRSRGDPAATPGRPRGDPAAPARTQASGQGPRLKLHCLRSETAFPCRSVSSLPGQETRPPDRGEALALSSSSRSCSGSSSGWRGRSVAVRGTPRRAAGPGQSRLRAAGRARGSDCRRSVAASPAGHTLLRAGRTSEVRRLRRRP